A single genomic interval of Armigeres subalbatus isolate Guangzhou_Male chromosome 1, GZ_Asu_2, whole genome shotgun sequence harbors:
- the LOC134222397 gene encoding serine protease grass-like isoform X1, with amino-acid sequence MKTMFLIIASLTLCALSKINAQDSPCTTPSNTPGMCIPVDRCRNIIKIFKLQRPISSHQLQYIRQSACHIPDTKYAVCCQLNEIDPAQSLLPTECGVTTDDRISNGENAGLFEFPWMALLRYREFNGEIVDGCAGSLITERFVLTAAHCIKVKSKTLDHVRLGEYNKKTYVDCVSQDCADPPQDIKIEHTVIHPQYNTPKFSNDIGLIRLRQTVVFQDHIKPICLPITPEFQKINYPRYILTGWGKTENDQLSNVLQKATLPRVDNEQCMQVFKLNQLPIKLTEKQMCAGGKNFTDSCRGDSGGPLGMVGKLNKAPRFIQFGVVSVGSNSCGVQNVPSVYTRVGEYMDWIEGHLHS; translated from the exons AAGACTCACCCTGTACCACCCCGAGCAACACCCCGGGAATGTGCATACCGGTGGATCGATGTCGAAACATTATAAAGATCTTCAAGCTGCAACGGCCCATTTCTTCCCATCAACTGCAGTACATTCGACAATCCGCCTGCCACATCCCGGACACAAAATATGCCGTATGTTGTCAGCTCAACGAGATCGATCCGGCCCAATCGCTTTTACCAACGGAGTGTGGAGTCACGACCGATGATCGGATATCCAATGGGGAAAATGCCGGCCTCTTTGAGTTCCCTTGGATGGCCTTGCTGCGGTATCGGGAGTTTAATGGTGAAATAGTTGACGGCTGCGCGGGATCGTTGATTACTGAGCGGTTCGTGCTAACGGCGGCCCACTGCATCAAGGTGAAGAGTAAAACACT aGATCATGTTCGATTGGGTGAATACAACAAAAAGACGTACGTAGATTGCGTATCCCAAGACTGCGCCGATCCACCACAGGATATCAAAATAGAGCACACCGTCATCCATCCTCAGTATAACACGCCAAAGTTTTCCAATGACATCGGCCTAATTCGCCTGCGACAAACGGTTGTATTTCAAG ATCACATCAAACCTATCTGTCTTCCGATAACGCCCGAGTTCCAGAAGATAAACTACCCCAGATACATACTTACGGGATGGGGCAAAACGGAGAACGACCAGCTGTCGAACGTGCTGCAGAAAGCAACTCTACCTCGGGTGGACAACGAACAGTGTATGCAAGTGTTCAAGCTGAACCAACTGCCAATCAAACTGACCGAGAAGCAAATGTGTGCCGGTGGGAAAAACTTTACCGACAGCTGCCGGGGAGATTCTGGAGGACCCCTGGGAATGGTTGGCAAGCTGAACAAAGCCCCGCGTTTCATTCAGTTCGGTGTCGTTTCCGTCGGCAGCAATTCGTGTGGGGTTCAAAATGTTCCCAGCGTCTACACCCGAGTGGGAGAATACATGGACTGGATTGAAGGACATCTGCATTCGTAA
- the LOC134222397 gene encoding serine protease grass-like isoform X2, whose product MCIPVDRCRNIIKIFKLQRPISSHQLQYIRQSACHIPDTKYAVCCQLNEIDPAQSLLPTECGVTTDDRISNGENAGLFEFPWMALLRYREFNGEIVDGCAGSLITERFVLTAAHCIKVKSKTLDHVRLGEYNKKTYVDCVSQDCADPPQDIKIEHTVIHPQYNTPKFSNDIGLIRLRQTVVFQDHIKPICLPITPEFQKINYPRYILTGWGKTENDQLSNVLQKATLPRVDNEQCMQVFKLNQLPIKLTEKQMCAGGKNFTDSCRGDSGGPLGMVGKLNKAPRFIQFGVVSVGSNSCGVQNVPSVYTRVGEYMDWIEGHLHS is encoded by the exons ATGTGCATACCGGTGGATCGATGTCGAAACATTATAAAGATCTTCAAGCTGCAACGGCCCATTTCTTCCCATCAACTGCAGTACATTCGACAATCCGCCTGCCACATCCCGGACACAAAATATGCCGTATGTTGTCAGCTCAACGAGATCGATCCGGCCCAATCGCTTTTACCAACGGAGTGTGGAGTCACGACCGATGATCGGATATCCAATGGGGAAAATGCCGGCCTCTTTGAGTTCCCTTGGATGGCCTTGCTGCGGTATCGGGAGTTTAATGGTGAAATAGTTGACGGCTGCGCGGGATCGTTGATTACTGAGCGGTTCGTGCTAACGGCGGCCCACTGCATCAAGGTGAAGAGTAAAACACT aGATCATGTTCGATTGGGTGAATACAACAAAAAGACGTACGTAGATTGCGTATCCCAAGACTGCGCCGATCCACCACAGGATATCAAAATAGAGCACACCGTCATCCATCCTCAGTATAACACGCCAAAGTTTTCCAATGACATCGGCCTAATTCGCCTGCGACAAACGGTTGTATTTCAAG ATCACATCAAACCTATCTGTCTTCCGATAACGCCCGAGTTCCAGAAGATAAACTACCCCAGATACATACTTACGGGATGGGGCAAAACGGAGAACGACCAGCTGTCGAACGTGCTGCAGAAAGCAACTCTACCTCGGGTGGACAACGAACAGTGTATGCAAGTGTTCAAGCTGAACCAACTGCCAATCAAACTGACCGAGAAGCAAATGTGTGCCGGTGGGAAAAACTTTACCGACAGCTGCCGGGGAGATTCTGGAGGACCCCTGGGAATGGTTGGCAAGCTGAACAAAGCCCCGCGTTTCATTCAGTTCGGTGTCGTTTCCGTCGGCAGCAATTCGTGTGGGGTTCAAAATGTTCCCAGCGTCTACACCCGAGTGGGAGAATACATGGACTGGATTGAAGGACATCTGCATTCGTAA
- the LOC134222421 gene encoding ADP-ribosylation factor-like protein 2: MGFLTILKKMKQKEKEMRILLLGLDNAGKTTILKRFNGEPIDQISPTLGFNIKTLEYNNYTLNMWDVGGQKSLRSYWRNYFECTDGLVWVVDSTDRMRMESCREELAMLLQEERLAGATLLVLANKQDLPGALTANEIREVLQLEKIETHHWAIHGVSAVTGGKLVEAIDWLVDDISKRIFTLD, translated from the exons ATGGGATTTTTGACGATACTgaagaaaatgaaacaaaaggaaaaggaaatgaGGATTCTGCTACT TGGCCTTGACAACGCCGGCAAAACGACAATCCTCAAGCGGTTCAATGGGGAACCAATAGATCAGATATCGCCCACCCTGGGGTTCAACATAAAAACGCTGGAGTACAATAACTACACCCTGAACATGTGGGACGTGGGCGGACAAAAGTCGCTCCGGTCATACTGGCGGAACTACTTCGAGTGCACCGACGGCCTAGTGTGGGTGGTGGACAGTACCGATCGGATGCGCATGGAATCGTGCCGCGAGGAACTGGCCATGTTGCTGCAAGAGGAACGACTTGCCGGGGCCACTTTGCTGGTACTGGCCAACAAGCAAGATCTCCCGGGAGCGCTGACGGCTAACGAAATTAGAGAGGTGCTGCAGTTGGAGAAGATCGAAACTCATCATTGGGCGATTCATGGGGTCAGTGCCGTGACCGGGGGGAAACTGGTCGAGGCTATCGACTGGCTGGTGGACGATATTTCCAAGCGAATATTTACACTGGACTAG